In Oxalobacteraceae bacterium OTU3CINTB1, the sequence AACGGCGACGGCGCGCTCAACGCGGCCGAGCGCAGCGCCGTGCGCAAAGAGCTGCTGTGGGAAGGCTACAGCGTGATCGCGCCGGGCATCATGGGGCATCCGGCGGCCGACGGCGGCGCGCTGAACGAGTTGCTCAAGCGGCTAGGCGTGGTCGGGAAGTTGTTCGTGGTGCAAGCCAAATCGATGGAGCACGTCGCCGGCCGGCCGTTGAGCGACCTGGTCGCCAGCGGCTGGGAGGTCAGCGATGTAGCACTGGGCTACGAAGGATTCATAAAGCGCTTCGAGCCCCTGCTGGCCGCGCTGCGCGCGCAAGCCGGCGAGGTAAAACTGACGCCGGAGCAAGCCTTTGTGATCCGCACCCTGCTGATCCACGCATACCGGCGCGTGCAGCTGCACGATCCGCAATTACCGGTGGAAGTATTGCCGACGCCGTGGCCGGGCGCGCTGGCCTACGAGCTGGCGCGCGGCATCTATCAGGCGGTGTACGCGGATGCCGAGCGACATGTCGACGCAGTGTTGCGGCGCGAGGATGACGCCGCGCCCGCCGCCGAGCCGGCGTTCTTCGAGCGGTTTGGCGGCCTGACGCAATAACGTCAGGCCTAACGCAACCACGTGCGCCAGATCTGGCGCATTTGCACCACATGGCCAGCGATGAATTGTTCGGCGTCGCGCAGTTGCAGGTTCGACAGCCCGGTGTGCCACGCCAGCGCGACATCCGGCTCGAGCCAGAACTTGGCCGTGCCGTCCGGGTGCGAGACGTGGATGTGCATGCGCTTGTCGCCCCGCGCGAAAAAATAGTAGCGGAAGTCGTCGGCCTGGAATAGCGGCGGGTTCATGGCGGGCTCCTGGGCGGCGTTGAAGTCACTTCAACTTAGCAAACCAGCCGGGCCCCGGCTTGCGCTGGCGCAGGGCCGCTCCGACCAGCGGCCGATCGGCGGGCGCCCGGCCGCGCCGCGAGCCTGTATGATGTCGGCACTGCGCCAAAAGTGCAAAACGACTCTTTACACTGAATCCACCAGGACTTACGCAATGTCTATCAAAATCAGCCAGCAATTCGACGCCGGCGCCATCGAAGTCGTGCGCGCCGACGATCCGGCGGCCATCGACCTGAACATCCGCAAGGATTCCCACGCCGACATCACGCAATGGTTTTATTTCCGCGTGCAGGGCGCCCGGGCGACGCCGTTGAACCTGCGCTTCCTCAACGCCGGTTCGGCCGCCTACCCGGACGGCTGGAAGGACTACCAGGCCGTCGCCAGCTACGACCGCGACAGCTGGTTCCGCGTGCCGACCACCTATGACGGCCAGGTCATGACGATCAACCACACGCCGGAATACGACAGCGTCTACTACGCCTATTTCGAGCCGTACTCGTGGGAACGCCACCTGGCGCTGCTGGACAACGCGCAACTGTCGCCGCTGGTCAAGCAGGTCGACCTGGGCAGCACCATCGACGGGCGCGACCTGAACATGCTGGTCATCGGCGATCCGGAAGCGGAGCAAAAGGTGTGGGTCATCGCGCGCCAGCATCCGGGCGAGACGATGGCCGAGTGGTTCGTCGAAGGCATGGTCGACGCCCTGCTCGATCCGGCCAATCCGTTCGGCCGCCAGTGCCTGAAGGAAGCGGTGTTCTACGTGGTGCCGAACATGAATCCGGACGGCTCGGTGCGCGGCAACCTGCGCACCAACGCGGCCGGCGCCAACCTCAACCGCGAATGGCTCAATCCGACGATGGAACGCAGCCCGGAAGTGTTCCTGGTCAAGAACAAGATGCTGGAGATCGGCTGCGACCTTTGCCTCGACATCCACGGCGACGAAGGCTTGCCGTATGTGTTTGTGGCCGGCAGCGAATCGTTGCCCGAGTTCACGGCGGACCAGGCCGAGGCGCAACAGTATTTCATCGACAACTTCCTGATCGCCAGCCCGGACTTCCAGGACGAGTATGGCTACGGCGAAACGCCGTACACGCCGGAAACGTTGACGATGGGCTCGCCGCACATCACCCACGCGTTCGGCTGCCTGTCGCTGACGCTGGAAATGCCGTTCAAGGACAACGCCAACGATCCGGACCCGGACACGGGCTGGAACGGCGCCCGCAGCGCCGAGCTGGGCCGTGCGGTGTTGCAGCCGGTGTTGCAGTCGTTGCTGGCGCAGCAGTGATCTGTTAGCAAACCCGCACGTCCATACAGGGTCGTACCCCAAGGGGTACGACCCTTAAGTGGTGTCGCATACGTATAGGCAAAGGCACTCGGGTTGGGTTTGCGTCAACCGCCCGCCACCACCATGTTGTCGATCAGGATCGAGCCAGTCTCCCTGCTGCCGCGCACCAGCGTATCGGTGCCGACGGCAACGATCTGCGCCAGCATGTCTTTCATATTGCCGGCGATAGTGATTTCCTCCACCGGATACTGGATGATGCCGTTTTCGACCCAGAAGCCCGACGCCCCGCGCGAATAATCGCCGGTCACGTAGTTGGTCCCCTGGCCCATCAACTCGGTCACCAGCAGGCCGGTGCCCATCTTCTTCAGCATCGCCACGAAATCGTCGCCCTTTTTCGTCAACGTCGACGTCAGCGACAGGTTGTGCGCACCGCCGGCGTTGCCGGTCGTCTTCATGCCCAGCTTGCGGCCCGTGTACGTCGACAGGAAGTAGCCCTGCACCACGCCGTCCTTGACCACCTCGCGCTTGGCGGTGCGCACGCCCTCGTCGTCGAACGGCGCCGAACCGACACCGCCAATCACGTGCGGATCTTCGTTGATCTGCACATGCTTGGGCAGCACCTGCTTGCCCAGCGAATCGATCAAAAAGCTCGACTTGCGGTACAGCGCCCCGCCGGACGTCGCCTGCACGAAGGCGCCCAGCAGGCCGGCGGCCAGCGGCGCCTCGAACAGCACCGGGCAGGTGCGCGTATCGATGGTGCGCGCGTTCAGGCGCGCCAGCGCGCGCTCGGCGGCGTAACGGCCGATGGCCTCCGGCGACGACATCTTGTTGGCGTCGCGCACCGACGAATACCAGTCGTCGCGCTGCATCTTCGAACCCTTGCCGGCGATCGGCGCCACCGACAGCGTATGACGCGAGAACGGATAGCCGCCGATGAAGCCGCGCGAGTTGGCCGACACGAAATGCGACTGCTGCACGTGCACGTTGGCGCCTTCGGAATTGGTCACGCGCGGATCGACATCGAACGCCGCCGCCTCGGCGCGCTGGGCCAGCGCCACCGCCGCCTCGGTGCTCACGTGCCACGGATAAAACAGCTTCAGGTCGCGCGGCGACAGTTCCAGCATGTCCTCGTCGGCCAGGCCGGCGCAATCGTCGTCGGCGGTGAAGCGGGCGATGTTGTAGGCCGCTTCCACCGTCGCTTTGAGCGCGGCCGGCGAAAAATCGGAGGTGCTGGCGTTGCCGCGCCGCTGGCCGATGAACACCGTCACGCCCATCCCCTTGTCCTTGTTTTGCTCGATCGTCTCGATCTTGCTCTTGCGGACGGACACCGACAAACCACTGCCCTCGCTGATTTCGACGGCGCAATCGGTGCCGCCCTGCGCCTTGGCAAACGCCAGCACATCGCGCGCGAGCTGCCTTAACTGGTCCTGGGTGTGGGTGAAATGGGTGTCGCTCATGGGCTGTTTTCGTCGGTTGGCCGCTAAAACAGTTATCATAGCAGTCGTTTACAGTTTACAGGGGCAGGTACACGCCCCACCGAAAGTTGATATTATGGTAAATCCAAATCGCGGCGCGGTCGGCTTCAGCTCCACCGAATTCGAGCAAGAATACGAACGCCCTTCCAAATCCGAGATGAAGCGCCAGTCCGACGCCCTGCAGAAAATGGGCGAAACGCTGGTCGAAGCGGCGCGTGACCGCGTCAAGCGCGTGCCGATGCCCGAGGACGTGCGCGACGCCATCCTCGAGTGCCAGCAAATCACCAACCACGAGGGCCGCCGCCGCCAGATGCAGTTCGTCGGCAAGAAGATGCGCACCCTCGACGAGACCGAAGTGGCCGAGATCCAGAAAGCCATCGACAGCTGGAAAGGCGCCTCCAAGTCGGAGACGGCCGCCATGCACGCGCTGGAACGCCGCCGCGACAAGCTGCTTGCCGACGACAAGGCGCTGACCGTGCTGCTGGAAGAGAACCCGGAACTGGACGTGCAGCAGCTGCGCACGCTGATCCGCAACGCGCGCAAGGAACAGGCCGAGAACAAGCCGCCGAAGGCTTACCGCGAGATCTTCCAGATCCTCAAGCAGGTCGAGGGCAAGAAGAAGCAGGCGGCCACCGACGAAAGCGACGACGCCGACGACAGCGAGCAAGATGACGAGTAAAGAATGACGAGCAATACAGCCATGGAAGGCGTCCCCGTTGTCGATCCGGCACAATTGCTGGTCATCGGCCTGGTGTCGGTCTCGGACCGCGCCAGCGGCGGCGTGTACCAGGACCAGGGCATCCCGGCGCTGGAGGATTGGCTGGCGCGCACGCTGACCACCCCCTATCGCCTTGAAACGCGCCTGATCGCCGACGAACGGCCACTGATCGAAGCGACGCTGACCGACCTGGTCGACATCGACCGCTGCCACCTGGTGCTGACCACCGGCGGCACCGGCCCGGCGCGGCGCGACGTCACCCCGGAGGCCACGCTGGCCGTCGGCACCAAGGAAATGCCCGGCTTCGGCGAGCAAATGCGCCAGATCAGCCTGCACTTCGTGCCGACCGCGATCCTGTCGCGGCAGACGGCGGTGATCCGCGAGACGCCGGACCACGCGGCACTGATCATGAACCTGCCGGGCCAGCCGAAGGCGATCGCCGAAACCCTGGGCGGACTGAAGGACGCCGACGGCGCCATCATTACCGGCGGCATCTTCGCCGCCGTGCCCTACTGCATCGACCTGATCGGCGGTCCCTACATGGAAACCGACCCGACCGTGTGCAAGGCGTTCCGTCCGAAATCCGCGCTGCGCCCGCAGCCGGCCGCCTAGGCGACATCCGGTGGCGGCAAAAAGCGCCTCGCGCCGCCGCTGGCTGGGCGCCGCCGGCGCCGCCGGCCTGCTATATTTCGCCCAACGACCATCCGCATCCCCAAGGAGCCCCATGAGCACGCTGCTGCAAACGATCGAAAAAGAAACCGGCGCCAATCCGACCGTCGCCATCATCTGGATGCACGGCCTGGGCGCCGACGCCAACGACTTCGCGCCGATGCCGCAGGAGCTCGACCTGCGCGGCCTGCCGCCGATCCGCTTCGTCTTTCCCAACGCGGAGACGATGCCGGTCACCGTCAACGGCGGCTACGTCATGCGCTCGTGGTACGACATCGTCGCCAGCGACCTGGGTCGGCAGGAGGACGAGGCGGGCCTGCGCGCCTCGCAGCTGAAGGTCGAAGCGCTGATCGCGCGCGAGAACGCCCGCGGCATTCCCACCTCGCGCATCATCCTGGCCGGCTTCTCGCAAGGCTCGGCGATGACGTTGCAAACGGGCTTGCGCCACAAGGAAAAGCTGGCGGGCATGATGTGCCTGTCGGGCTACCTGCCGATCGCCGCCAAGGCCGGCGCCGAGCACACCAAGGAAAGCCTGGCGACGCCGATCTTCATGGCGCACGGCCGCATGGACCCGGTGGTGCCGCTGGCGCGCGCCGAGCAATCCCGCGACGCCTTGAAGCAGCTTGGCTACGACGTCGAATGGCACGAGTACCCGATGCAGCATTCGCTGTGCCAGCAGGAAATCGTCGACATCAGCGCCTGGCTCAAGCGCGTTCTTTGATACAGGCGTCGGCCAGTTGCTCCCACTCCGGCTCGACGCGGTCGGAGTTGGAAAGCAGGATGACCGACAGGCGCTGCTGCGGCAGGCGTAGCAGCAGCGTATGAAAGCCCCATAGCGAGCCGCCGTGGAAGATGACGTCCTGGCCGCAGCGCCGGGTCCACTCCAGGCCGAAGCGGTAGTCGGGCACCGTGCCATCGGCCAGCGGCGACGGTTGCAGCATCGCGTGCAGCAGGCTGTCCGGCTGCGCCCACTGCCGGTGCCATTCGCGCTCCCACAACACCAGTTCTCCAATGCTCGCGTACATGCCGCCATCGCCCACCGTGTTGGCGTTGCCCAGGTGCTGACGGTAGCCGCCGGGGCGCCTCGTCGATCTCGTAGCTGGACACCCGCTGCGGCAGCACGGCGCCGCGATCGTCGTCGAATCCCATGCGCGTGATGCCCAGCGGTAGCAGCAGCGTCTCGCGCACGTGGCGCGCGGCCGTTTGCCCCGTCAGCCGCTCCAGCAACGCCGCAAGCAAGATGTAGTTACTGTTGCTGTAGCGGTGTGCGCTGCCGCTCGGGAAAGCCACCGTTTCCATGCGCGCGATCAGCGCCAGGATGTCGGCGTTGCAGAAGTAGTCGTCCTCGTGGCGGCCGGGCTGGCACTGCAGGAACTGGAAATAGTCGGGGATGCCGCTGCTGTGGTTGAGCAGGCCGCGCAACGCGAACGGCTGTTCGAAGCCGGCCAGCTCCGGCAGATGGGGACGGACGTCGTCATCGAGTTCGATCGCGCCCGCCCGCACTTGCGCCAAAATAGCCGCAGCCATGAACTGCTTGGATTCGGACGCGAGGTAGTACGCCGACCGGGCCGAAAGGGGCACGTCCAGCTCCAACGACGCCAAACCATGATGCAGCTCAAAGACGATTTCGCCGTCTTGTACTACCACGGCGCTGAAACCGGGACCGTCGGGCGGCAAGGTGGATTGTAAGCGTGAGAAATAGGCGGATAAAGATGAGGGCATTACGTTCCAGAACTATACGATTTGAAGTGCCATTCTAGCGCTACACCGTGCCTGCCGCCTCCCGCATGTGCGTAAAATTGATGGCGTCGCCCCCAGTTGAGACTGCGGATATGTATAGGTCGAGATCGTCCGTCAACAACAAGGTATTCGTCTGCACCAAAGTAGTGAGGCCGGCATCGGTTAGCCCTAGTCGCGCGAACAGGTCGGCACTGATCGCTGGGCCATCGACATGGCATGACTTGAGCGAGCCTGGGGTTTCCAGGCAAAACAATGGATGCAGCCGCTGCGACATTTCATGCCTGAAGCCGCCGCCAACAATTTGTCTGGCCAAGTTGCTCGTCTCCGCTAATACGTGCTGGGTAGTGAGAATTTGGCCAAACCGGCCAACAAACTGGGAAATCAGGTCAGCATCCTCGATGCCATATTTGGACAACCGCTTTTGGCCTATGGCCGATGGCAACAACTTCCCGAATAGGTATAACAGCAAGACATTGGTATCGATAAGAATGCCACGAGCGCTATGCTTGCTCACCAACTTGAGCAGTTGTTGCTCCAGGCTGGACATTACGAAACCTGCCGAATATCCATTTTGACAAACTGGCCCGAAGCCGCATCGATAAACACTGTTTTATAAACGCGATGGTCGATTTGGCTGGGCGCCGGATTAAAGATGGCGCCAATAGTGTTCTGGGTCTGCATGACTACCCCATTGTGTCGTAGAAAGCCCAGCGTTACCGCCCACAGCTGACGCCCGTTGTCCTGGACCTTCTCGATCTCCTCCAAGGCCATTGCCTTCGGAGGATCATCCTCGTATAACTCAAGCAACGCGTCCTTGGCGGCTTTGACCGCCTCCTTCACATTGATTTCCGCCATGACCAACCCCTTGAACATTAGGCATCAGTATAAAGCTATTCCGGCAGTGGGACTGCGGCCGATGCCGGCACCTCCGTCTGCGCCGCGTTCATCACCATCGCCAAAAAAGTGTAGTAGCCGTTGATCCCCATCAAATCGACGACGCCATGCTCGCCGAACAGCGCCAGCGCCGCCGCGTAGGTGTCGTCGTCGATCCGTTGGCGCTGGTGCAGCATCACGCAGAAATCGTGGACCAGCGCTTCGTCCGGCGCCATGTCCTCGGGCCGCCGGCGCGCCGCGATCGCCGCGATCACGCCGTCGGCGATGCCGTGGTCGCGCGCGATCGGCTCGTGGATCGCCCACTCCACCTGCTGGCTCCATTGGCGCGCCGTCACCAGGATCGCCAGCTCCGTCAGCCGCGTGCCGATGGCGCTGCGGTAGCGCAGGTACTCGCCCATGCGCTGCGCCGCCGCCATCAGCTCCGGGCTGCGGATCAGCGGCACGAACGGCCCGTACAACGCGCCGCGCGGGCCGTCGATGACCGCCTGCGCCGCCACCTGCTGGCTCGCGCTCATGTGGGCGAAGGGAATCGGTCCCAGTCGATCGTTCATAACATTCTTCCTTGTGGCTTTGGGAAACAATTCACTTATGTTCCGGCATTTATCAAGGGAATACAAGCCGATCGGCGCTATCTTCTGCTGTCGGTCACACTCTTCCCCACGCCAGAAAGGACGCCATGAGCCACATCATCCACCGCAACCTGCGCCGCCCGCCGCCGCTGGCCGTCAGTGCCTCCGGGCTGACGGTGCGCGACAGCCAGGGCAACAGCTATCTCGATGCCAGCGGCGGCGCCGCCGTCTCGTCGCTGGGCCACGGCCACCCCGACGTGCTGGCCGCGATGCACGACCAGATCGACCGCAACGCCTATGCCCACACCGCGTTCTTCACCTGCGAGCCGGCAGAGGAACTGGCCACGCGCCTGGCCAGCGACGCCCCCGGCGACCTCAATCACGTCTACCTCGTCTCCGGTGGCTCGGAGGCGATGGAGACGGCGCTCAAGCTGGCGCGCCAGTACTTCGTCGAGGCGGGCGACACCGAACGCAGCGTCTTCATCGCCCGCCGCCAGAGCTATCATGGCAACACCCTCGGCGCGCTGGCCATCGGTGGGAACGAGTGGCGCCGCCGTCCGTTCGAGCCGCTGCTGATGAACGTGCCGCGCGTGTCGCCCTGCTACGAATACCGCCACCGCGCCAAGGACCAGAGCGTCGACACCTACACCGACGGCCTGCTGCGCGAGCTGGAAGCGCGCATCCTTGCCGCCGGACCGTCGCGCGTGATCGCCTTCTGCGCCGAGACGGTGGTCGGCGCCACCTCCGGCGCCGTGCCGCCGACGCCGGGCTACTTCCGCGGCGTGCGCCAGCTGTGCGACCAGTACGGCATCCTGTGGATCGCCGATGAAGTCATGTGCGGCATGGGCCGCACCGGCACCTTGTATGCGTTCGAGCAGGAGGGCGCCCTGCCCGACCTGGTGGTGCTGGGCAAAGGCCTCGGCGCCGGCTACCAGCCGATCGGCGCGGTGCTGGCGCGCGACCACATCGTCGAGCGCCTGCGCGACGGCAGCGGCGCGTTCCAGCATGGCCACACCTATATGGGGCATCCGATCGCCGCCGCCGCCGCGCTGGCGGTGCAGAAGGTGATCCAGCGCGACAACCTGCTGGGCGAAGTGACGGTGCGCGGCGCCTGCTTCCGCCGCATACTGCGCGAGGCCTTCGGCGAGCATCCGCATGTGGGCGATATTCGCGGGCGCGGGCTGTTTATCGGGATGGAGCTGGTCAAGGACCGCGAGAGCAAGGCGCCGTTCGATCCGGAACTCAAGCTGCACGCGGCGATCAAGGAACAGGCGATGGCGGTGGGGTTGATGGTGTACCCGATGGGCGGCACCATCGACGGCCGGCTGGGCGACCATATCTTGCTGGCGCCGCCGTTCACCAGCACCGAGGCGGAGCTGGCGGAGATAACCACGCGGCTTGGGGATGCAGTCACGCGGGCGTTTGCCAGTGTGTTGTGACGCAACGCCGCGCAAAATCGGGGTCAAGTCTGACATTCGGACACGACCCCGTCAGTAAAGCCACCGCGACGGTTCAATCCGTGTCCGATTGTCAGACTTGAC encodes:
- the paaX gene encoding phenylacetic acid degradation operon negative regulatory protein PaaX → MNYSEWIADCLAGDPPRSKSLVVTIFGDAIVPHGGMVWLGSLIELLAPFGVNDRLLRTSVFRLAQEGWLGAQRDGRRSSYAITPDAMARFVHAYRRIYAPLNVHWDGSWTLVLNGDGALNAAERSAVRKELLWEGYSVIAPGIMGHPAADGGALNELLKRLGVVGKLFVVQAKSMEHVAGRPLSDLVASGWEVSDVALGYEGFIKRFEPLLAALRAQAGEVKLTPEQAFVIRTLLIHAYRRVQLHDPQLPVEVLPTPWPGALAYELARGIYQAVYADAERHVDAVLRREDDAAPAAEPAFFERFGGLTQ
- a CDS encoding DUF4160 domain-containing protein → MNPPLFQADDFRYYFFARGDKRMHIHVSHPDGTAKFWLEPDVALAWHTGLSNLQLRDAEQFIAGHVVQMRQIWRTWLR
- a CDS encoding M14-type cytosolic carboxypeptidase, translated to MSIKISQQFDAGAIEVVRADDPAAIDLNIRKDSHADITQWFYFRVQGARATPLNLRFLNAGSAAYPDGWKDYQAVASYDRDSWFRVPTTYDGQVMTINHTPEYDSVYYAYFEPYSWERHLALLDNAQLSPLVKQVDLGSTIDGRDLNMLVIGDPEAEQKVWVIARQHPGETMAEWFVEGMVDALLDPANPFGRQCLKEAVFYVVPNMNPDGSVRGNLRTNAAGANLNREWLNPTMERSPEVFLVKNKMLEIGCDLCLDIHGDEGLPYVFVAGSESLPEFTADQAEAQQYFIDNFLIASPDFQDEYGYGETPYTPETLTMGSPHITHAFGCLSLTLEMPFKDNANDPDPDTGWNGARSAELGRAVLQPVLQSLLAQQ
- the pmbA gene encoding metalloprotease PmbA produces the protein MSDTHFTHTQDQLRQLARDVLAFAKAQGGTDCAVEISEGSGLSVSVRKSKIETIEQNKDKGMGVTVFIGQRRGNASTSDFSPAALKATVEAAYNIARFTADDDCAGLADEDMLELSPRDLKLFYPWHVSTEAAVALAQRAEAAAFDVDPRVTNSEGANVHVQQSHFVSANSRGFIGGYPFSRHTLSVAPIAGKGSKMQRDDWYSSVRDANKMSSPEAIGRYAAERALARLNARTIDTRTCPVLFEAPLAAGLLGAFVQATSGGALYRKSSFLIDSLGKQVLPKHVQINEDPHVIGGVGSAPFDDEGVRTAKREVVKDGVVQGYFLSTYTGRKLGMKTTGNAGGAHNLSLTSTLTKKGDDFVAMLKKMGTGLLVTELMGQGTNYVTGDYSRGASGFWVENGIIQYPVEEITIAGNMKDMLAQIVAVGTDTLVRGSRETGSILIDNMVVAGG
- a CDS encoding DUF615 domain-containing protein, with protein sequence MVNPNRGAVGFSSTEFEQEYERPSKSEMKRQSDALQKMGETLVEAARDRVKRVPMPEDVRDAILECQQITNHEGRRRQMQFVGKKMRTLDETEVAEIQKAIDSWKGASKSETAAMHALERRRDKLLADDKALTVLLEENPELDVQQLRTLIRNARKEQAENKPPKAYREIFQILKQVEGKKKQAATDESDDADDSEQDDE
- the mog gene encoding molybdopterin adenylyltransferase, encoding MTSNTAMEGVPVVDPAQLLVIGLVSVSDRASGGVYQDQGIPALEDWLARTLTTPYRLETRLIADERPLIEATLTDLVDIDRCHLVLTTGGTGPARRDVTPEATLAVGTKEMPGFGEQMRQISLHFVPTAILSRQTAVIRETPDHAALIMNLPGQPKAIAETLGGLKDADGAIITGGIFAAVPYCIDLIGGPYMETDPTVCKAFRPKSALRPQPAA
- a CDS encoding alpha/beta hydrolase, whose amino-acid sequence is MSTLLQTIEKETGANPTVAIIWMHGLGADANDFAPMPQELDLRGLPPIRFVFPNAETMPVTVNGGYVMRSWYDIVASDLGRQEDEAGLRASQLKVEALIARENARGIPTSRIILAGFSQGSAMTLQTGLRHKEKLAGMMCLSGYLPIAAKAGAEHTKESLATPIFMAHGRMDPVVPLARAEQSRDALKQLGYDVEWHEYPMQHSLCQQEIVDISAWLKRVL
- a CDS encoding carboxymuconolactone decarboxylase family protein; translation: MNDRLGPIPFAHMSASQQVAAQAVIDGPRGALYGPFVPLIRSPELMAAAQRMGEYLRYRSAIGTRLTELAILVTARQWSQQVEWAIHEPIARDHGIADGVIAAIAARRRPEDMAPDEALVHDFCVMLHQRQRIDDDTYAAALALFGEHGVVDLMGINGYYTFLAMVMNAAQTEVPASAAVPLPE
- a CDS encoding aspartate aminotransferase family protein, coding for MSHIIHRNLRRPPPLAVSASGLTVRDSQGNSYLDASGGAAVSSLGHGHPDVLAAMHDQIDRNAYAHTAFFTCEPAEELATRLASDAPGDLNHVYLVSGGSEAMETALKLARQYFVEAGDTERSVFIARRQSYHGNTLGALAIGGNEWRRRPFEPLLMNVPRVSPCYEYRHRAKDQSVDTYTDGLLRELEARILAAGPSRVIAFCAETVVGATSGAVPPTPGYFRGVRQLCDQYGILWIADEVMCGMGRTGTLYAFEQEGALPDLVVLGKGLGAGYQPIGAVLARDHIVERLRDGSGAFQHGHTYMGHPIAAAAALAVQKVIQRDNLLGEVTVRGACFRRILREAFGEHPHVGDIRGRGLFIGMELVKDRESKAPFDPELKLHAAIKEQAMAVGLMVYPMGGTIDGRLGDHILLAPPFTSTEAELAEITTRLGDAVTRAFASVL